GGGTTGGCGCGGTTACCGTACTGGCCCGAGACCAGTACCTGGTCCTGGATGAAGTCCTTGTAATTGCCGGTAAAGGCCGCAGCATCCAGTCGCAACGCGTTCATGCGTGCGCGCAAGCCCAGCTCGAAGGTATTGCTCTTTTCGGGCTTGAGGTTGGGGTTGGGAATGCTGCGATAAGACGCCAGCGGATTCTCAAAGAATGCGTTGACCTGACCCGCATTGGGCGCACGGAAGCCAGCGGCGTAATTGCCATAGACCGACCATGCGTCATTCATCTGGAACATGGCACCCAGCTTGGGCGAGACCGCCGAGTCAGAGTTGCTAACCACAGGGCTGGCAAAACCCTGCTGCTTGGGCTTGAGGCTGTAGTGCTCGGCACGCACGCCGGGCGTCAGGCTGAAAGCGCCATAGTGCAGCTCGGCCTGTGCAAACAGCGCCGATGAGGTTTCCGTGGTGTCAGGGAAGCGCTTGAGCGGGAAGCTCTCGCCCGCTGGCGGCGTAATGCCGTTTTGCTCATTGACCACCTTGCCACGTGTGTAATCCACGCCGTAGGTGAATTTGCCGCTGACGCCATTGCTCCAGCGCAATGTCTTGCCAGCCTGTGCATGCAGTTGCAGTGTGTCCTCGTCATAAGTCACATCGCGTTCGCGATACGGCAGGCCGATGCGAGTTTCGGTCACAAATTCGCGCGAATCTGCACGTTGATAGCTAGCCATCAGCTTGAGCTCATCGGCCAGTGCCGTATCCAGCTGCTGCCACTGACCTTGCCAAGTAGCGCGCCAGCGCTTCATGGTGGTCTCGGCCTGTGAATCGCTGACAGTGGCGCTGCGAGCACTCAGCAGGTCGTAGCTGGCGCGCTTGTCCACGTTCTCCAGCGTGAAGACATGCTTTTGCACGGCCGATGGCGTGTAGACCAGCTTGCCGAACAGCGAATGGCTCTTGTCTTTTTCAGGGTTGGGCGTGGTGCGATTGGCTCCCACCACATCGTTGGTGCCCATGTTTTCCAGAGCACTGGAGCGACCAATGCCGGCGGAGAGCAACCAGCTCCACTCGGGGTTGACGCGCCCGGCAATCGTCGCACCCACGCGCTTGCCGTTGTCCGCACCGTCATAGCTGATCGAAGCACGGCCCGCAATGGTTTTGCCGTCCTTGAGCAAATCATCGGGCTGCATGGTGATGAAATTGACCAGACCGCCCATGCCGTCCGAGCCATAGAGCGCGGGCACGGCACCGCGCAGAATTTCCACGCGCTGCACCAGGCCCAGATCCAAAGAGTCACGGCCAAAGGCATTGGCACTGAAGACATAGCTGCGCGGCAAACGCACACCATCGACCAGCATCAGTACGCGATTACCATCCAGCCCGCGAATATTGAAGCCGCTGTTCTGGTCACGCCCCGTGGGCGCTCCTGCCAGCGAAAAACGCGCTGGACTGCGCGGCACGTCCACATTGGGCAGCTTGGCGGCAAGCTCGCGGATATCTCCGATCTGCTCCTCTTCCATCTGCTTGGCGTCGATGACGTCGACGGTCATAGGCAGGCTGTCGGCATCCTGCTCGTCGCGCGAGGCACTGATGACCACATCGCGCAGCACGGGCGTGGAACGGTCGGCGCGTGCCGCTGCGACTTGAACCGTTTCAGAAGACTGCTGCTGAGCCTGAGCAGAAATGGCAGCGCATGCCAGAGCACAGGCCAGAACCAGGGGACGAATGTCGGAGCGCGGCGCCAACGCGGCGTGAGCGTGCGAAACAGTGGCGGAAGCCATACCAGAAACCCTCTTTATTCATTGAAATGGACAAGAGCTGGCTTCTGATAGGTGCACTGACCGCCACAGGTTGAAACGATTGAAGTTTTATGACCTGTAGCTGGCACTCATTTGCTGGCTGAACGGAATGCAGTATATGCGAATAATTCTCAATAGCAAAAATAAGCGTTACAAAAAGAGGAAAAACAGCTTGAACAAGCGCTTGTCATTCACTGACTCCAGGTTCATGATCCGCCCTGTTTTCACCGCTATTTCTTTACGACCATGAACCCTGACCGAAGTCACGGGTCCATCTCACCCCAGCGCTGAAGTCATGGCCGCAGGCCTTGCAGCAGAGTCCGGGAGAGAGGGGCCCATCCTCCACCCGGAGAGTCTGCTGCGCAACCAAGGCGCATGCCGCTCCCCGCCCGCCACTGCTGCGGCCATGCCTTGCGCATGGCTTCCGGGAGCCGCCCATGAAACACTTCTTCGCCCGGAAATTCCCTCACGGATTTCTGCTCATCCCTCGCAGCATGGCTGCTGCCCGCCGCCTGGGTCCAGGCCTGATTACCGGCGCTGCCGACGACGATCCAAGTGGCATTGCCACCTACTCGCAAGCTGGCGCTCAATGGCGCTTTGGTCTGGTGTGGATGCTGTTGCTGACCACGCCGCTGATGATTGGCATTCAGATGCTGTCTGCCCGCATCGGCTGGGCCACCGGCCGTGGGCTGGCTGCCAATATGGTGACGCTGTGTCCGCGCTGGCTCACGCGCAGCCTGATTGCGCTGCTGGTGGTTGCCAACACCATCAATATTGCGGCCGACATTGGCGCCATGGCCGAGGCCGCACGCCTGATCGTCGGGGGCTCGCCGGTGTTGTTCAGCCTGCTGTTTGGCGCAGTGTGCCTGCTGGCTCAGGTGTTTTTCTCGTACGAGCGCTCGGTGCGGCTTCTCAAATGGCTGACGCTGTCGCTGCTCGCCTATTTCGCCGTGGTGATGGTGGTGCATGTGCCGCTCAAGCAAATGACGATTGAGTCACTGCAGCCCTGGCACTTCATGCCAGCTCACGCTTCGCTGAGCGACTATGCCGCCATGATGGTGGCCGTGCTGGGCACCACCATCAGCCCCTATCTTTTCTTCTGGCAAGCCTCGCAGGAGGTGGAAGACCAGCGCCTGCGCCCCGACACCGCTGCGCTGCGCAAGTTCCCCACCTATGTGCAAGAGCATCTGGCCCGTATCCGGCTGGACACGACTGTGGGCATGCTGCTGTCCAACGGCGTGGCGCTGAGCATTGTGGTGGCCACCGCCGTCACGCTGAATCTGAATGGCATCACCGAAATTCAGACCTCCGCACAGGCTGCCGAGGCACTGCGCCCCGTCGCGGGCGACCTGGCTTTTACGGTGTTTGCGCTGGGCATCATCGGCACAGGGCTGCTGGCCGTACCAGTGCTGGCGGGCTCGGCCGCCTATGCGGTGAGCGAGGTTCTGGGCTGGAAGGCCAGTCTCTCGCACGGCTTTCATGAAGCACGCGGTTTTTACGGGCTGATCATTGCCGCCACAGGTCTTGGCACGGTTCTGGGCATGCTGGAGGTCGACCCCATCAAAGCGCTGGTCTGGAGCGCCGTGGTCAACGGCGTGATCTCGGTGCCCATCATGGCCGTGATGCTGTGGCTGGGCCAATCGCCACGCATCATGGGCGAGCTGACTATCTCGCTGCGCCACCGCCTGCTGGGCTGGGGCGCTACGCTGCTGATGGGCGTAGCCGTTGTGGTGATGCTGGTGACGCTGTAGAGCCTCTACCTGTCAGTGAATACAAAAAAGGACTGCAGATTTATTCCACAGTCCTTTTTTCATAGCTGCAAGCGCTTAATCCATAAGCGCTACAGCCATTTTTAGTTGCGAATCAGGTGATCAAAGGCCTACAGGGCTGCCATGGCAGCCGCGCCCGCCGCAATCACGATTTGCTTGCCTTAGCCGCGTGAACCAGCGCTGGCGCAACCGTATAACTCTCGGGGAACAGCTTTCTCAGCTCGTCGAGCTTCGGCAGATCGTTGATCGCGATATAGGGCTGATTCGGATGCAGTGTCAGATAGTCTTGGTGATAGTCCTCGGCGACGTAAAAAGGCTTGGACAGTTCAACCGTCGTGGCCAGCGGCTTGCCGTAGGTTTTGGTCTGGTTGAGTTGGGCGATGTAGTCCTTCGCGATGCGCGCCTGCTCGGCATTTTCCGCAAACACGGTCGAGCGGTATTGCGTGCCGGTATCGGGCCCCTGGCGGTTCAGCTCGGTCGGGTCGTGCGCCACCGAGAAATAGATTTGCAGCAACTTGCCGTAGCTGACTTGCTGAGGGTCGTAGGTGATACGCACCGCTTCGGCATGGCCAGTACGGCCCGTGCCTACATCCTCGTAGCGCGCCATCTTGGCAGCGCCTCCGGCATAGCCAGAAAGGGCATTGCTTACGCCCTTGACATGTTGGAACACGCCTTGGACGCCCCAGAAGCAGCCACCGGCGAAGACTGCACTTTCGGTCTTTGCTGTGGGTGCCGCAATCAGGTCGACCGTGGGAGACGGTACGCGGCGGGACGCTTCCGCGAAGCTGGGCACGGCATACCCAAGCAGCGCTGCAGCGGCCAAGCTGCCGGCGGTCAGTGCGAAGGACTTCATGAGATTTCTTCCAGTAGGTTTCAACGCCAGAGTCGAGGTGATGGGCTCAATCCGTCATTCACGTGACGGATCGAGCAAATCGAGCAGACCGAATTCAGTACTTGGACATCGAGTCCTTGGACATGTCGTCCTTGCCCATGCCATCCTTTTTCATCCCATCCTTGGACATTGAATCCTTCTTCATACCGTCCTTTTTCATGCTGTCTTTCTTCATGCTGTCCTTGCCCATGGAGTCTTTCTTCATGCCGTCCTTGGACATGGAGTCCTTCGCCATCGAATCCTTGGCCATGCTGTCCTTGGACATGTCATCGGCGGCAAAGGCCGAGGCGCCAGCGACGGCGAGACAAGTGGCAAGCAGGGTTGTGGTGAGCTTGTTCATTTGGATTCCTTCAGTTTGGGTGTCATCTTCAAAAGATGGGCTTACGTTCCAGAGAACTCGGCCTCGCGCTTTCTTCGGCAGTCGAGTGGTTGCAACAACCCCTCAGCTCCCTCCGAACCAGTTGTAGCCCTGGTCTTCCCAGTAGCCACCGGAATAGGTGTTGGTAACGAACATCGCCTGGATGTACTTGGGGTTCTTGTAGCCAAGCTTTGTAGGCATGCGCAGCTTCATCGGAAAGCCATATTTGGGCGGCAGCGGCTGCCCGTCATAGCTCAGAGTAAGCAACGTCTGCGGATGCAAGGCGGTAGGCATGTCGATACTGGTGTAGTAGTCGTCCACGCATTTGAAGCCCACGTATTTGGCGCTGGTGTCGGCTCCGATACGACGCAGAAAATCGGAAAAACGCACACCACCCCACCTGCCGATAGCGCTCCAGCCTTCCACGCAAATGTGGCGGGTAATCTGCTCCTCCTGCTGCATGGCACGCAGCTCGGCCAGGCTCCAGGCATGCTTGTCGGCGACCATGCCGGTCACTTCGAGTCGATAGCTGGCCTCGTCCACCTCGCGGATTTCGTCCTCACCGTAGTAGGCGTTGAAGGGAAAGGGCCGCGTGATCTCAGCTTCGGTATAGGTAGGAGCCAGCTGCGACGGACTAAAAATCAGGCCCTGTATCTTGTCGTTGAAGCGTGAAATTTTGCTGAGCGCGGCTTCGACATGTTTGTCATCGCTGATGCTGCAACCGGTCAGCAGCGACAGGCCGCCGAGCGTAAGCGTGCGTTGCAAAAAAATGCGGCGTGCGGGCTGATCGAGCTGCTTGGCAATCTGCGTGCGGGCTTCACCCAACA
The sequence above is drawn from the Comamonas sp. 26 genome and encodes:
- the msrA gene encoding peptide-methionine (S)-S-oxide reductase MsrA gives rise to the protein MKSFALTAGSLAAAALLGYAVPSFAEASRRVPSPTVDLIAAPTAKTESAVFAGGCFWGVQGVFQHVKGVSNALSGYAGGAAKMARYEDVGTGRTGHAEAVRITYDPQQVSYGKLLQIYFSVAHDPTELNRQGPDTGTQYRSTVFAENAEQARIAKDYIAQLNQTKTYGKPLATTVELSKPFYVAEDYHQDYLTLHPNQPYIAINDLPKLDELRKLFPESYTVAPALVHAAKASKS
- a CDS encoding NRAMP family divalent metal transporter; this translates as MKHFFARKFPHGFLLIPRSMAAARRLGPGLITGAADDDPSGIATYSQAGAQWRFGLVWMLLLTTPLMIGIQMLSARIGWATGRGLAANMVTLCPRWLTRSLIALLVVANTINIAADIGAMAEAARLIVGGSPVLFSLLFGAVCLLAQVFFSYERSVRLLKWLTLSLLAYFAVVMVVHVPLKQMTIESLQPWHFMPAHASLSDYAAMMVAVLGTTISPYLFFWQASQEVEDQRLRPDTAALRKFPTYVQEHLARIRLDTTVGMLLSNGVALSIVVATAVTLNLNGITEIQTSAQAAEALRPVAGDLAFTVFALGIIGTGLLAVPVLAGSAAYAVSEVLGWKASLSHGFHEARGFYGLIIAATGLGTVLGMLEVDPIKALVWSAVVNGVISVPIMAVMLWLGQSPRIMGELTISLRHRLLGWGATLLMGVAVVVMLVTL
- a CDS encoding molybdopterin-dependent oxidoreductase, with amino-acid sequence MKIFKPHTLLDIDADAVLGEARTQIAKQLDQPARRIFLQRTLTLGGLSLLTGCSISDDKHVEAALSKISRFNDKIQGLIFSPSQLAPTYTEAEITRPFPFNAYYGEDEIREVDEASYRLEVTGMVADKHAWSLAELRAMQQEEQITRHICVEGWSAIGRWGGVRFSDFLRRIGADTSAKYVGFKCVDDYYTSIDMPTALHPQTLLTLSYDGQPLPPKYGFPMKLRMPTKLGYKNPKYIQAMFVTNTYSGGYWEDQGYNWFGGS
- a CDS encoding pentapeptide MXKDX repeat protein; this translates as MNKLTTTLLATCLAVAGASAFAADDMSKDSMAKDSMAKDSMSKDGMKKDSMGKDSMKKDSMKKDGMKKDSMSKDGMKKDGMGKDDMSKDSMSKY
- a CDS encoding TonB-dependent hemoglobin/transferrin/lactoferrin family receptor; its protein translation is MASATVSHAHAALAPRSDIRPLVLACALACAAISAQAQQQSSETVQVAAARADRSTPVLRDVVISASRDEQDADSLPMTVDVIDAKQMEEEQIGDIRELAAKLPNVDVPRSPARFSLAGAPTGRDQNSGFNIRGLDGNRVLMLVDGVRLPRSYVFSANAFGRDSLDLGLVQRVEILRGAVPALYGSDGMGGLVNFITMQPDDLLKDGKTIAGRASISYDGADNGKRVGATIAGRVNPEWSWLLSAGIGRSSALENMGTNDVVGANRTTPNPEKDKSHSLFGKLVYTPSAVQKHVFTLENVDKRASYDLLSARSATVSDSQAETTMKRWRATWQGQWQQLDTALADELKLMASYQRADSREFVTETRIGLPYRERDVTYDEDTLQLHAQAGKTLRWSNGVSGKFTYGVDYTRGKVVNEQNGITPPAGESFPLKRFPDTTETSSALFAQAELHYGAFSLTPGVRAEHYSLKPKQQGFASPVVSNSDSAVSPKLGAMFQMNDAWSVYGNYAAGFRAPNAGQVNAFFENPLASYRSIPNPNLKPEKSNTFELGLRARMNALRLDAAAFTGNYKDFIQDQVLVSGQYGNRANPATFQSVNMDRVRISGFELKADYDWGKFAGGNWRTNAAYGYTEGKDRNTGKGVDTISPQQLVLGVRYDTSNVGVQLSASHWAGKKAKDVSVANAWLSPSATVLDLSAQWRIRPGTRLNVGIYNLTDKKQWRWADVRSLTNVTQIADAFTQPGRNVRVSLVQDF